The genomic DNA TCTTTCACTCCGTACAAAAAGCCAATCATTTGTCTGCAAATACTTATTAGTACTTGTTGATGAAttgttatattttatcttttcagtttggaaataaaatgtacaaattaaATCATTTGGGCTTTGAAATAATTATCCTTAGCCATAACATCCTACTTCATGAAAATCGTAAGCATTTTCACTTAGCTTTCAgaattcagttgtttttttttttaccccctgAGAACCATCAATGGCCCTGAAGGACTCACTTCATGTAGATTTGCATTGGCATCTGTTTTGAACAGAGTTGCTGAAAACGTGCGGGTTCTCAACTATAGTTTGTCTATGTAGTTTATAAAGACTTAGAAATATCAATCCTTAAGGCCTGGAGCTGTATAGCTTCATTGATAGGATGCTTGCCCTGCCATATGTAAGTTAAAATCCCTGACACCATACATACTAAAattaaaagctaaaaagaaaaaaacgtaGAGACTAAGATAAGACAGACATTGAGATGTCTTTCAGAAAGTTAGATTTTACTGGTATGTCACTGGGCTCCTCTTGCCTATGGCATTTAACAGTGACTTGGGTCATACCATGAACAGATGTGGCAGATGAAGCACATAAATCCACTGAAAAATGACCCAGTAGTTTCATGGGTGGGTCGCACATGTTTGATGGAATCAAACCTGAATCCTTAGTTTGCAGTTTAgatggtaaaatttaaaaaaaaaaaaaatgtagcatgGCTTAAATGTAGGCCAATAAATGATGAGTGTATTTCCATTGCCAAAAATGCTAATGTAGCTACAGTAAAAAGTATGCTGCTCTCAGGACACAGTAAGAGTTATTGAAAGTCATTATACATCTGAGATGTCAAGCCCTGTCTGAATGATCTTTTGCTATTGCATACCCCTTCCTGCTGTCTGACTGCCAAGCCACTTACAGATTATGCAtacattattattttctgtttaaagaGTAGCATCATGGGGTGGGTTTTAGTggttcccattttacagaaatCTTCAGATGTCATCACTGCAAAAGAAAGTAAGGATACAGTATTAGAGAAAAGACATTAGAAACATTTCCCTTCAAGAATCAAATTCTAGGGTTGTCAGTGAGCAGTGATTTCATGTGTGTGGCAAAAGAGCTGAACatgggccaaaaaaaaaaaaaaaagggatcaGTGTGATAATAAGGAGCTTGAATGACTGCATCTTGTTTTGTGGAGGTTGGCCTTGAGCATGGGCCTCAGTAAGGCTAGATGAGCATGCTGTACTTCTGAGCAGTAATTCAGATCCTGAGACTGCTTGCCTTTTAAGGTTTCATAGAACACAGTGGAAGAGGGACTGGTTGGAGAGTGTTCTGTGCCTAAGGTAAGGAATTGTGTTGTTTATCTCCAGGTGTTAAAAGAAATTGGGCTAACTAGTGTATTTCTGATAATCTGCCTAAAATTGTCAAATCAAAAGTCTCTGATGAAGATAGCCAATTACAAAGTgcatcccattttttaaaaaattacaaacataTGTAAAGGATGTGTTTTAGAATCATTCAAACACACGACCTTGACTAAAGCCAGAGAACAAGGGGATTTGTGTCAGTTCTCTTTAAATATGGGAACTTCAAATGAAGGTTAAGTCTTTAACTCAACAAGTGGAGGCTGAGTGAAGTAGGATGTCACTCTGTGTCATTATACTGCCCCACAGTGCTGGCTGTTGGATGAGATCTAAAGTACCTCAGAAGATGTGGTCAGGCAGAAACTGAGTGTATCAAAATCAAAATTGATAGGACTGCCATCTTTTGTAGTAAAAGAATGGTCTTAATAGCTTCCAGGCCTCCTTTTGGCAATTTGAGGTGTCAATACCCTTGATCAAAAGTTAGAGATTGAAGTCATGTTAGCTGAAAAGTACAACCTTAAAGAATATACTGTTCTCTAACTGGGGACATGGTATTTAAACTAGTGGGGGTTAAGTCTGGTTGCAAATGCAaatttaatttactatttttcttctccctttagTTGGCGGGAGCAGGCATGTGAAAACAGTGAAGggtaacaaatattaaaaatgttcaCTGGGTTATGTATATTAATTCGTTTTAGTTACATATTCGAGGGAAAGGAGgaaccagttttgtttttttttttttttttctgttttgaagtaAACATTTAGGCTGAAACTGATAGTACATGGCATTCATGTTCAAGTTCCTGTTTTCTACCATAGTAGAAATCACATGAGTTAGAGTGAGTgatatttctattatttaaaataattaatcatTCAGTTTGATGTATAAATGTCTTTGAATTAAGGTTACTATGGGGATATACCGCAGTCTAGCAATGGGGTTCCGAACTAATAGATCTGAGGACCACTTGTAGATGGTTGTGTCcatgggaggagctggggaaCAGCTGTAGATCACATCTAAAGTCGCTGCCACCTGCACACTTCATGCTTCATTTAATGTATTAATATTAACTAGGTTGAGGTGATGGTGAACTGTCACCAAGTGAACATTAGACATTAGAAGAAGTCTTAATATGCCAGAGGCACTCAAGTgtatttttttggagggggggtgtTTCCCCCTGTAACATCCAGTGTCCTCACTGAGAGATCAAATCTTTACAGTATTACTCATCAACAGAACAGGAAACAAGCCAGCTAGTTTCCAAGCATAAAAAAGCAAATATGCTTACCCCCACTGTATCCAGAGAGCATTCTTGCTAGATACTAGTTTTATGCATTAAAAGCTACTATAAGTAATTGCATACATCACCAATGTGTTCATCAGTTGAAAGCTGAAAATCCAGTCATCCAGGTTTGGCTTTCTCAATGCTGTATGCTTTTAAGAACTTGGTATCCATGGACCCATGAAATAACTTCTGTGTATTTATCATAAGATTTTCTGCCACTCATGTAAACTGTAATTGCAAAATTTTCATAACTTCCTATTTATTGCAAATCCAAATTCTTGCTTAAATAGCATACAGGCACTAGCTGACATAATCTTAATTGTCTATACTGCACCTTGgttttgcattcattttcatttccatggCCTGGTAGGCACCTACCACATCATAGCTACAGTCTGCCATCTTGCTGGTAAGAACCAGCATTAACTCTTTCAAGCAGCATAGGGCACCAGCTGAGGAAGACAATTCTTAATTTTCAggtttatgtgaatgagtgtgtcatctacatgtatgtgtgtgcagtgaccTTAAAATCCAACAGAGGGTGTTAGATTGTGGATGATCCCACAATCCACCAGGGTGTTTGgttctctgggtgctgggaaccaaacctaggtcctccacaagtgctctttaccactaagccaactctccCGCCTTAGGAGGTGGCCTCCCAATTTGCATAAGCACCTCATGAAATGTTTTGATAATTTGCCTTGTTTTTCACCTAAGGATCTTGGCCACATATTTCCCTTAATTTATAATAAAGGGCTTTTTTTGTCCAGGAAAGTTATTTTCTACTGCATACTGGAGATAATTTGCATGATACTTCAAACATCTGGGGAGAAATGCCACAGATTTCTAGAATGATATAATTTCCACAAGTGGATTGATATGTTAGGACTGGCCCCTTGATATTCATTTATAATAGAAAAACTTAGGTGAAAGCTTCAAAATTATATACTATTATAAGAGGGAATTATAtactattataattataatatataatagtaTATTAAATGATATACTATTATAAGAGGGAATGACATAAATAGTTCCAtcttatgtataaaaataaaagatttgggGCAGCCACAATGTTTCAAAGCTACCTTGAAATCTGTTAGCTACTGAacatttattttaagatgtaGCTTTAATTACCATATGTAGCAGCACATTCATTTGGTCTCCTTTGAGTTGTTAAATATTTCCTCCTCCTAAGAGAAACATCATTTGAATGTTTTAGTGTCTTTGAACAATTAATATTCCTCAACTATACTATTATATAAAGCATACCTTTATTTAAATGCCATTTATGTTACTGTGCTCAAAAATTATTTCTACATGTACATTATCTAAAGCTTTGGGTTATTCTTGGTTCATTCTAAATGTAGGTCTAAAATTTGAATATTGAATTAGTTGACTTGCAAAATACTATTCAGAATATGAATTGTCTAATGAAGATGAGCCAGTCATTTCTCTGGCTTCTCTACATGAACAGTGACATTCCTGAACAAGGTCCATTCTCTTTGGAATGTTTGTAAATTACGTGGCATGGAACAGGAAGGTGCAGACTTATTTTCATAGATCATTAAAGTGGGGTTTCCTTTACAGTTTTGAATAATTCTTCGCCTTTAAGGTAGGGCTATAAAATGTTAGTGTCCTAAACCCCAGCAAAAGAAACGGAAGTAACCAGTAAATGTGCACAGAAGAGAAGCCCTTGGAGAGACAAAATGGCTTCACATCTGAATGGGAATTGCTTATTTCTGAGGCTTTATTCTTACAACTATCTTTTCCCTAAGTAATACCAGCTGATACAATGTCATGGCAAGGTACAAATATTAATTTATGGTAAGAAAGTTATTTATACTTCTTTAAATGGGCCAAAACAGTGATGGGTAGATGGTAGAGGTCAATGTGTTTTCCATCATTTGGTGTGTCCAGGCAAAGATTAATTTCCTGCATGAATGAGATGGGATTTCCTTCCTCTCTAGAATGATTTAGTGACTTTCATCAACACTtgtttatcgtgtgtgtgtgtgtgtgtgtgtgtgtgtgtgtgtattttgtagcTTGAATCTAATCTAAATACTAACAATCTCTCACATACAACAGTACTTTGATCTGGAATGTGTCTCAACAACACTGTTAAACAGGAATGTGATTCAGAATAAATGGGAGCTAGAGTAAGCCATCAGCTACAACATTCTACAGATTGTCCCCTTCATAGGGTTCATAGTGGGTGGCTGAGCAACccttgtatataatatatttgaaattcatTTGTAAAGTATCGTCTGGAAAAAAGTAATCTCTGGATTTGTTCCTCATGAGATGATAAATTTGGGGCATCTGTGAGTTGAGTAACCTCGTTCATAGAGTTCTTCAGTAAATGTATACCCATGCCCCCAAGGATACTCCCTCACTCCATTAGCCACTGTGGGAAGATGATCTCTGGCATAAAGATTATTTGGAATACCTTTAGTAGATACTCCAAATAACATGCTTCTGACATAgcaatacacatttatttttaatttggaaacaaCAAACTCAATTTACAATTTAATCCTAGAATGTGAAAACAATTGCAGTTCAACTCTTTGATCTGAAGAGAAATAGTGTCGATTGCATCAGATGATTTACTGCTAGAGCTGGGCCCAACGCTTCTTGGTTTCTAACTTCCCATTCCAAAGCTGATACTCCCTTTTCTACATAGCCATGCATCTCACAGGAAAGTTCATTGATGGTGAATGGTAAGAATTTAAAGAGTCTACTCCTACTTCATTAAAGCATTTTCATAAAACTTACAATTTTAATATCTAGGGAAAGATGAGGGGAAGGCTTATGAAGCCCCGCCCTAGCTGAAGAGCTATGCCAGTTGATGGCTGTTGGGTAAGGGAGATTGCTCTTTGCCTTCAGTACTTGAGACTTCAATTGCCTGTTCATTTTCCAGTGGATGGCCTGTTCACACAAACCAGCATTTAATGGACTCAGTGACTTAAAAGagtacatgaagttgggagggaagggGTTAGGGGTATGAAAAAGTTAAAGGGAAAGGGCCCATGGGTTTGATCAAAACATacgcatgtatgaaattctcacgttttaatttaaaaattatattacagTGATTACATTTTCTACTTCTGGCAtgctgcttatctgttctttgcTTTATGCAAACATGAGCCTGTGTACAGACAAacgaacttttaaaaataagttacttTTAAAGTATTTGCGATTTCAATGAAACACAAAGTCTTGGGGTGCTTCTTGGTTAATTTTGAACAAATATATTCTACGTATTAGAAGTGGTAGTGTTGTCAGTAATTAATATGCTCAGTAAAATGGGTAGCATTTATGGCTCTGAATATTTTAAAGTCTAACAAGAGAAGCATTTAGCAATCACAATGGGGCATGACAAAGTGTATTTCTCAGCCATAGTAGAAATCATTTagtaaaactgaaaacattttttagattgatcttcatttgtattttaaggatatgggtgttttgcctgtgcctgcagaggccagaggagggcattgggtcccctggaactagatttacagactgttgtgagggGCCATGtcggtgctggaaaccaaaccccgGTCCTCTGGTCCCCTGCAaacctttattttaaagatttattatttagtaATATGTATGGGTGGGTCTGTTTGTAAGCATGGGAGggctggtgcctgcagaggacagaagtgtcagatcacctggagctggagttgtaaaTGATTGTGCATTGCCAGTGTgcttgctgggaatagaactacTCTTACTGcctactcttaactactgagccatctctccagccccaaactaaACATTTTAAGTTAagattaaataaaaggaaatctcATTTTTCTAGTCATACCTGAATCGAGAAAATAAGAtttctatatgtttttctttgttggatcATTAGTTTCTTCTTACCTAATAACAGTCAGTTGTAAAGGCTTAAGACTTATCCAGAAAGTGAATTTTAATGAGAAAGATGATCAATTATGACTTTTCTTATTGATGTAGTTTAGCTATACAAGTGTTTAGAAAGTTTGTTATAGAAAGACTTCACAATGTGCCGATTCTGTAAATAACAAACGTTTCCCAACATGCTCCATTCCTATGATATTAAAGTCCTCCTTGCATTTACACCAGATTGGATATCTTTTTGTAGAGTGTTGCTCCCCCAAAGCAAATTGATTGTAGCAAAGCTTTAATGCTGTTCTTTAGGAAGGTCTTGTTTTCCTTCTGAGAGTTCATTGTGCCTTACTCTGGTTGTCATGGGAGAGCTGTGGAGACAACAGTGCTCTGTGAAGGACTGTGAACATTGGAGGTTCTGGACATTGGACCATTTAGATTTTGTTGATGGGAATTGTTCATAGGAAGGACTAGCCCCTTTTCTGTGATGCTCCTCCTCTCTTCTGGGAGCAGAAGGTGCTAAACTACCCTTCTGAGGTCCCTGGAGTTCTTGCTGCCCTTCTGACTTAGTCTATGATAACCTGTTTTCTGGAACAAGTCTATCCAGCCTTCCTTGGGAATGTTACAAGGCTGCCCTGCCACAAGTAGAAGAAAGGAATGCAGATTTCTAGCGCACCCTTCAGAATATGAAAGAGTAGATTTAATTTGTGAAATCTTTAGATATGTTTCACTTAAGACAGAAGACAAGCCAACTTAGAAATAGGAAATAAGAGAAAACTAAATGTTTGAGTAACATGAAGTCGGAGAGCAACAGCTTCTTCCATCACCTTGAGAATAACCAGGAGGAAAGAAACTGAACAAACATTTCTGTTAAGACAGAACTCCTTGTCTAAGACAGCTGTGAGGGAGAGGCTTCATTCACAACACTTGAGCTGTAGAGGgattaaaatgtgaaattttcGTTAAGTTGCTCTTGGGCCTCTGTCCTGGGCTTTCTGAACGCCATATGAATTATTCTGCCTCAGGATTCAGTTCATCAAACTAAGTGGTCTTGTGACTTAGTTCATTCATCCAATCTCTGATCCTAGAAGAGGCTGCCTTCTGGAAATGAGGATTGGAATCCGTCCTAGGAAAACACTCAGTGAAGATTTTTCATCTCGGGTTAAAACACTTCAACTGTTGAgctcacttttcttctttttaatttttttcatttattttacatactgaccatagttcccccctccctcctttcctcctgttctcttcccccacctcccatcttcccccgccccccatccactcctccatctccattcagaaagggtatggcctcccatggaagtcaacaaagcatggcacatcaagtctgaggcaggaccaaactcctccccctgcatcaagttCCCAGCTCACTTTTTTAATAGGCAGTGTGTCCCTAACAAATGTCTTTacaccaacagaaagaaaagaaaatcccaggcagaaatataaactaaaataaagggTCTGCCCCAGAACTTAGAAGGTATTGTATCAAAGcatctttgtgatttttaaattttccaaatccTGCAGCCTTTTTATTCATTAAGAAAAATAGATACTGAAAGTCTGAAGGTCTCCTTTCTCATTACTTGGAAACACATGTCAGCATAATCTGTCAGGACTCCATCGGAAGATGTTCAGTCAGTACCACGTCTGGTGGAGTGGGCttaatattttcatgattttgcaTTTGGTATTCATCAGAAACATGAGTTCATTCATCTGGGACTTGGCAAGCCAAGAAAAagagatttatgtattttttaaattttattcttccGAACGTAGCTTGAAACAGTTTTCAAGTTTGATTTTTTATggtttgaaaaatacattttaggtAAAAAGTAGTTTTAACTTACAAAGTAAAGTTAGGAGAATAGAGGCTGAAGGTTTACATCGACAGGGTGGAAATGGAAGCAGCAAAAACGAAGTAGCAGAACTCTAGAAGCTGGACCAGTTGTTCTAAGGTGTCTGCATGTCGAGGTCGCCTTGCAGGGCgctccggaaaaaaaaaaaaaaaaaaaaaaaactcccctgTAAAAATGCCTGTGCGGGCTAAGAGTGGCAAGATTGCTAAAGAGGCCAACAGGCTCTGCTCTCTACAGCTCCAAAGCCAGGGACAGAAAGTGGCATCGCCTTCCCGGCTGTAAGCGTCTGCCACCTGTTTGCGCCCGGCCCCCAAGGGTCGTTCCCGCTGCCTGAGACCTATTTTTTCCACCAAAGTCCACGGAGGTTCGAGTCTCCGATCCAGCCTGCCTGCGTTATCCCGCGGACTCCGCCAGGACTGGCCCGGCGGCGGCTTGGCCTCCGCAGGGACCTCCAGCTCGCGCCGCTCGCCCATGTGCATCCCCCTGCGTCCGCGCTGGTGCCCTCTGTCCTTCGCCGCCACCCGAGCTCGCTTTCCCAGTGCGCCTGCCGCCTGGCAACTCCCGGTGGCTGCAAAACCCGGGTTCAGAGTTTAAGATTCCCGCCTTGCACGCTAACGCCACCCTCCCccacttcaattttttttttttctttcctcttttaactTTCTCCCCAGCTGCGCTGTTGGTGCTAAGCGTTCGCCGAGGCTCTCTCCGCCATCTCTCCAGGTTGCATCTGGCGAGGATCCCGCGAGCAGCTCGCGGCGGCACCGGGGGTGCTCGCCCACGGGAGTGCTGCGGGGCGCGgcgcggggcggggcggggctcGGGGCGGCGGCGCCCAGGGCGGGAGGAGCAGCTTCCGCACGGCGGAGCCCGGGCTCGGCAGCCAGCCGCTCCCAGCGTCGGCGGGCGAGCGGCGAGGCGATGGCAGGCGGGCGGCGCGCGCGGGGGACGGCGCCGGCGCGGAGCGCGCGGGCGGGGCCGGCTCGGGCAGCCCGGGTGCCGGACGATCTGAGGCGACGTGGCACCACCCGCCGGGCGGCGCCGCGGCGGCCGCCCGCGCGCGCCGCGCGCGCGCGGCGGTGGCGGCGGCGGGGCTCCTCCGCCCGAGGCAGTCGAGCTCCGCGCCGGGGGCGGGAGGGGGCGGGGAGCGCGCCAGCCGCGGAGAGTGGGGGGCGATGGCGAAGCTCAGGGTGGCTTACGAGTACACGGAAGCCGAAGACAAGAGCATCCGGCTCGGCTTGTTCCTCATCATCTCCGGCGTCGTGTCGCTCTTCATCTTCGGCTTCTGCTGGCTCAGTCCCGCCTTGCAGGATCTGCAAGCCACGGCGGCCAACTGCACGGTGCTGTCGGTGCAGCAGATCGGCGAGGTGTTCGAGTGCACCTTCACCTGTGGCACCGACTGCAGGGGCACCTCGCAGTACCCCTGCGTCCAGGTGTACGTGAACAACTCCGAGTCCAACTCCAGGGCGCTGCTACACAGCGACCAGCACCAGCTCCTGACCAACCCCAAGGTAAGGACTCGGGAGCTCCCGCCTAACGGTGCAGGTTCGAGGCCATCGTACGGGTTAGACCCCAGGGGAAGATTCGGAGCGTACTAATCTTGCTAGAAGGAGATAGGAGGCACTGGGTGCATGCACACATCTGTGGAGCTGCAGGGCTCCAGTCCTCAGGGTGCGTTTGCCCGCGGGGCGGTGGTACCCAGAGTCTCTCTGCAAACACTGATCTTAGCTGTTCTTAGGTTGGAGCTCCCTCCAATCCCAGGTGCAGCACCCACAGGACGGGTTTGCCAAACGCAAGGGGCAAAGAAAGTTAACTTTTCTTTTGAACATAGCCATGGGTTAGCGGGGACCCAGCTACTCCAGCATAAGGCCAACTAGCGCCTGAGCTTCAAACTGGCCTCAAGAAGTCCCAATGACGTGACATTTGAGAGGTTGAAGGGGTCTCATCGCTCCTTGAAAATCCTTAGGCTTTTTGCCTTTTAGTTCTAAACAGAGGTGTTTTAACTTGAGGTCTAAAGATGggcttttggggggtggggtggaggtaggGATGGAAACCAATAGCAGTCAGGAATCCAGTGAGAAATTCAGATTAGGTTGAGTGTGTTTGGTGGGGGGCTTCGTGGGGTCCTAGCCACTCTGGGTGTTTGGGGACAATCGGGAGCAGTTGGAGAACAGTAAAAGTTACCAGAAATAGAAAGCCCTCGGTGAAATATACCAAGCAGCCCTT from Cricetulus griseus strain 17A/GY chromosome 1 unlocalized genomic scaffold, alternate assembly CriGri-PICRH-1.0 chr1_0, whole genome shotgun sequence includes the following:
- the Kcnmb4 gene encoding calcium-activated potassium channel subunit beta-4 isoform X2 encodes the protein MAKLRVAYEYTEAEDKSIRLGLFLIISGVVSLFIFGFCWLSPALQDLQATAANCTVLSVQQIGEVFECTFTCGTDCRGTSQYPCVQVYVNNSESNSRALLHSDQHQLLTNPKCSYIPPCKRENQKNSESVMNWQQYWKDEIGSQPFTCYFNQHQRPEDVLLHRTHDEIVLLHCFLWPVVTFVVGVLIVVLTICAKSLAVKAEAMKKRKFS